Sequence from the Thunnus maccoyii chromosome 11, fThuMac1.1, whole genome shotgun sequence genome:
ATGTGCAGAACCGATGCAGCAGGCGTGGGCTTGATGAATGTCTCTAATTAGCACGAGAACCATAAAGATTGTGTTTTTTGACAGTAGAAAGTGAAGAGAGGACAGGAAATGAGTCTTAACCGGTTGGCTGCTTCGGCCCCCCTGAGCAGCGTCCAGTTGATCAGAGGCGGGAGATGATGAAGAGATGATGAAGGTCACGGTCCACAAACACACCAGGAGTAGCTGTTGTTTTTAGCAGCGTGGCTCCAGGGATGGCAGCGCTGGTCGATCCACCACTGTGAACCAGACGGGAGAATCTCGACAGCTGGTGGATGGATTTCTATGAAATGTTGGATGAATCTGACTGACTCTGATGAccttctgacttttcctctaatgtCACCATGATTTTAACTTTGTATTaaatggattgtcatgaaatttccAACAGATATTCAGGGTCACTAGAAGATACTTtctaatcactttggtgattctctgacttttcctcatGAAACAACCTGctcacaaaaacacttttccaCATATTCACCAGGAAAACTAACAAACCAAAGCACACAGATGCTAAACAAAACTGTAAGCAGCACATAAAACAGTGTTACGCATAAAACTGAAGCATAACAGgataataaaaacactaaaagttacctttttaaaaacaaaaagtgatcTGCAGGTtttgaaaagtcttaaaaaaacaataaatttaGTTTCCCTAAAAAGGCCCcataaagaattaaaaagtctttaatttacaaaagtTTTCAATACTGTTTCTTTCCTGTTGTAACATTAGTTGTAAGGTTTTGCGGCTGTCTGTAGACGTTTAACATCTCTAAACTACAGCGAGACGGTGCGACAGGAAGAGTTTCAGCAGCAAACTGTCACTACAGCAGCATCAGGAAGTTCATTCACTCACTGCGGACAAGAAGAGAGTTTTGCAGAAACttcaatgaattgattatttttaattgttttaatcgATCCATCCATTTCCTGCCGCTTATCCGGGTGCAGGTAGcattgatttaattaattatatcaCTATGAGTTATTGTTATATACAGCTGGGAAGTAttgaaaaatgtgatataataataattcttgATCATATTAGTTTTCTATCATCCTGTAGTCGATATGATTGTGAAACAGGTAATAAATTACATTCTGTGTGGTTGTAAAAGGATcttaaaaagttttaatttgaACTTGTTGAACCTGCAGAaactctgctgtttgtgtttttgttttcataactGAGCTGAACTCACATTCCTCCGTCTAAGCTGTGTGGTCATCAAAGAGAATTCAATTAAATCCCCTTATTTAGAATTTATAAGCAGTAAAATGTTAAGTagcattaaaatgataaacattaaAGTCTCTCTCCGctcttatacaagtgtgatgttgaaacttgaaacctccagtgcacaaacacagtgaaggaggaaaatgtctgaaatgaaatatatttacatatttataggttctggatttttaatgagagaaggaggagatttTAGGGTTTTGAACACAGTAATTCTACTTTTTTTGGTagaaaagcattttatttttatgtcttaatacatgtctgaaggggatctttaggtaaatagtttataacacaataatataagcagatataagtgtttattcatgtatttatcaACAACTATAAACTGTTGtgtaaacagataatgaataacaatatattaagttgtaataatataaaatatgtcttcatagaagttataattgttgacagatactgtacattaatacaaactttaaaatgtcctTACATCTGTTTATAGCTACATTATAATGtgtcataaacatttattaactgttaataaatgttaaataaaaggATTTAAAGTGTCACATGTCCAACAATCATAAGTAGAGACATTAAGAGTCCAGACAGGATTTTGTAATTAAAGTagtgcttttatttatattttgtagcAAAGAACAAATGTCACTAAAAATCTGtacaatctgtaaaaaaaacaacacatttcaaataaaaaaacaatgcaagatATGTATCTAAATATTGTTCACTGACTGTTACTCTGTGCTGTACAAATGTTGTCGTTCCCTGAAAAAGGCTTTGGATTGTCCGTCTGCTCCGTGAGTCCGTCGGTTTGtctcagagctgctgctgctgtcaaaccCGCTTCGTCATCGTTTTCCCACCAACAGACCAGTGAAACCAGACCCGACGTCTCGACCGGATCATAAACGCTGCAGGTCTGCGGCTCGTCAGCGGGCTGCAGTGAGCGGACGACAGAGAGTGATGGAGGCTTTCAGCTCACAAACCGACCGATGTGTCTGACAAACTCCAGTTTACTTAACGTCACGCTGCTTCACTGGTGCTGAAACACACACGTTAGATTCATGAATAAGGAAAGTTTAtctatagagcacatttacaGGGCTGCAACTcatgattatttcattattgattcatagTTTTGTCTATAATAATGTCTCTTAGcctctgatctgatctgatctgatctgatctgatctgatctgatctgatctgatctgatctgatctgatctgatctgttCGCTCCAACCTTTTCAAAAAGTTTTACTTCTTCTTCCCTCCCATGGTCAAGTTCTcggttttcttcttctgcacctGAAGGGAACATCGCTCAGTCACAATCTGCACCGAGGACATAaaatacatccacacacacacacacacacacacacacacacacacactcacacacactcacacacacacactcatagaaATCCTCCAACCTCATTCATGGCGTCATCAATCTGTTTGAGCTCTTCGTATCGGTCTCTTGAGTCTCTGAGTGGCGCCACCATCGCCTCCTCAATCTGTGGGaacagctaacacacacacacacacacacacacacacacacacacacacacacacacactctaagtATCTGTATCATCACTGAAAAGCctgttttactttgtgtttatattataaatgtcACTGTTACTTCCAGTATCACTGAGGTTCTGAGttgaaaaacatcatttttaagctttattAGATAATAATGCAACAAAATGAAGATTATTTAGTCTGTTAATTGTAATAATGTACCAGATatcctttaaaaatgtgatttcttgtgatatttgtcaaaaaataatattcacaCTGACTCCAACATGTCATAAATTTCAGCATCTTCTTGTCTGTTGATTATTGTCCTGAAAGCAGCCGACAGATGGACAGGTGTTGTGCAGTAGATGGTGGTGAATTGTGTAACGTTGAATACATTAAATACCGCTTTGAGGCCGTTTTAGGAGAAGTGGGCATCAAGTGTGGGCCGACTAACTGGTGGGCAAGTGTTAAACGGTAGATGAGCTGCATTTATATAACGACTTTCTAGTCTTATCTGCCACTCGAAGCGCTTCAGGCTACATGCCGACATTCACCCGttcatcaggaggagtttctaatgCTCTGGCCAAAGGACACTTCGTCATGCGGACTGGAAGAGCCGGTgatcgaaccaccaaccttcaGATTGGTGAACAACcagctctacctcctgagctgCAGCCGCCCCGGTGATGTCACTGAGACAAACACATCGTTCACGCACTTCTGAAATATGCATTTAACCCGCACTCGATGCAGATTTCTCCTAACGTCGCTTTGAAGTCGTATTCAGAGCGAGAAGTGTTGTTTATTCTTAAACATATCAGCACAAAAGATGCAGAAAAGCaacttccattttttcccctcatatACAAACTGTCTCGCTCAAGGACACTTGAGGTTTCAGTGTTTTAAGCCTTTATGAACTGGCTAAAGCTCAGATTCTTCTGCACAGCAACGGCAGTAAATGCTCATAGATATTATTATGTAGAGAATAAACAGAATAATCAATAAGCATGAGTTTTGTTAATTATTCAGAAGACACACATTTGATTAACACTGCAGATATCATCAGAAGTGCTGCTACtttcaccttcatcatcactgtcatcactgtGCTGCATATTCACCTTCATCACAGTCTCAAACATGGGGATGAGGACGAACTTGATGAAGCCGATCTGAGCCGTCGGCTTGGTGACCTTTTCTCTGTCCATGAACGGAGCCACAGGAAGTCCTTCAGACTTCTCCCTGTCGCTCTGagcggcacacacacacacacagatttattttattctaatcaTATCTGACTTCAgctacaggaaaaaaaacaaaaccatcttCAGTCTGAGAACAGCTGATTGGTATGAAAATAAACCCACCTGCATGAAGTACTCCTCCAGCAGGCAGTCCACCCAGGGCTCAGCCACCTCCATCGGCCGCACCTCGTTGGAAATGTCGCAGCACTTGATGAGCACCATCTTCAGCTGCACAGAgcacagaggtcaaaggtcaccatGATTAACTACGTCACATGTATTGGCATAGATGGTAACCTGGTGTTATGAGACGGGACGCTGGCCTTAatttaaacagtttaaacacacttttatatatttcatcaaGCTGGAATACTTGTAAagttaattatttcatttcatgttttatatccAACATCATGACgtggttttaatagtttttggaggaataagatatatcaggctttgatacacacacaatacttgttagtagatcagttcattgttggtttggatccaaacatgagatgaaaaatatagaaagtcGCCAGACGAGACAACACAGTGTAACTCTGTTTAGTACTTGAAAATACATGATGTATAAAGAACttaattattgtatttatagGTCGAGTTATCAGACAGACACTCAGGCAGTGATGGGAGAAGTGAGAGATACAACAGCGTGATTAAACTCAGCTGCAAGTCCTGAATTCAGATTTATGCTCGAGTAAAAGTAGAATGTACTTTAAGTGTCAAAAATAAAGGATCTAATGAAGTAGAATAGCACCTTTCAGAGTGTTATATCACTGTATATTATTGCACTACGAAGACGTGTGTGTGAATAGATGCTCACACAAGTGACGTGCTCTTCATCCGTGTAGTGAAAATTGTCGACTTTCTGCTTGAAGGAGTCGAGGATCTCGCCGTGTCGCGCCATGTCGGTGGCCAAGATCAGCGTGATGGTTccctgacaaacacacagacacaaacaactGATTTCTAAAGGtgttcagagctgcaacaagtgattattttcattatcaatatatatacaatatctTAGAGCAGGATGTGGGGACATGAAACTGTCGATATATCAGATAAATCTCTTCATTCCTGCATTAATGTGGACAACAGATCTTTTCACTGCTAATGATCGCCCAGCAGTAACTGACACTGATAAACACATTCAGCCCAACCTGTCGTATCTGCTTGAACGCCTCGGGGTCGAAGTGGGAGAAGATGTTGCAGTCGGGCTGAGAGAAGATCTGGAAGGCCACAGCGCAGTGGTGATTCTCCAGAGGGGAGATGTCGTTATAACGAACCGCCAGCTCCGTTCTGGCATTAATCTGGTATCTGAAAGACGGAGATGAAACACGGGAGAAGAAATTATTAAAGAGAGAAGACCGAATAAAACCACAGTCATGTAAACTGGGAGATTAACTTCAGTGGAGAATCTTCAAAGAACAAaaatatctttctctctctctatgtatgGTCATAAAGAGGGTAATCATGAATAAGTGGATTGTTTTAAATACGCCAACTCACAAAGAAATGATTAAGTTAGAAAAGGAAGCTTTTAGGCCCTTGTTATACGCTGAGACATGGTCACCAGTGGAAAAATACTTAATGTCACTATAAAAATCAATCCAAGATCACCCTTAATACAGTGAGAATTGAAGGATAGTAATAATTAAAGGGTTAGAGATGTTAGGACTGACTCGTTTGTTATTTAATTGCAAgaattctgtattttctgttttgctgtctTAATTTTGtgagttaatattttttttaaaagaccaAAGGAGACAGCAAAGGAAGTGAGAGACAAAGGGAAGAATATGGATGATGAGGGAGATGgtgaaaaggaaagagagagagggataaaaCTTAATCTGTTTAGTACATTTTGCACAGGTTAGTGCAACTCAAAGTGTTTCACATACGACTGACAAGTTGATAATAAGacagtaaaacaatttgagactaatgcacacaagcaaataaaaatttaatagtaaaaacaataaaatagattaaattgatatgagggaaaataaaatttaaaagcactaatacaataaaagaaatgattaaataaagtaaatcaaaagcaaaataggttttaactttaaaatattaaatacactTTCAGCTGACTGTTCCAGCAGCTCggagcataaaaactaaaatctgCTTCACCAAAAATTTTGTCCCAAACAACGAAAAGACTTCAAAAGACCTGAAGGGTCGTCCTGGTTCAAACATTAACAACATGTCAAACAAACAGGCTGCTTCAAAACCATGAAGTGATtaaaagtccaactgaaatcacatttaatatcCTTCTTTACAATCAAAACTAA
This genomic interval carries:
- the pde9aa gene encoding high affinity cGMP-specific 3',5'-cyclic phosphodiesterase 9A isoform X3 codes for the protein MTGGQLADKEELFQNVLTQVAEQFSRAFKINELKTEVTNRLAMLEKRVELEGMKVVEIEKCRNDIKKLREEMASRNNSNFLEDNKKLTPCRDVPSYPKYHLSKETVEALRLPTFDAWQWEPNEMLTCLEHMYHDLGLVKDFNINPITLKRWLLCIHDNYRNNPFHNFRHCFCVTQMMYSMICLCSLQEKFTQVDILILMTAAVCHDLDHPGFNNTYQINARTELAVRYNDISPLENHHCAVAFQIFSQPDCNIFSHFDPEAFKQIRQGTITLILATDMARHGEILDSFKQKVDNFHYTDEEHVTCLKMVLIKCCDISNEVRPMEVAEPWVDCLLEEYFMQSDREKSEGLPVAPFMDREKVTKPTAQIGFIKFVLIPMFETVMKLFPQIEEAMVAPLRDSRDRYEELKQIDDAMNEVQKKKTENLTMGGKKK